The proteins below are encoded in one region of Rhododendron vialii isolate Sample 1 chromosome 7a, ASM3025357v1:
- the LOC131334243 gene encoding hypothetical protein At1g04090-like: MAIAFFPTMILLSQLLYFLSVTIFFALGTCQNSSPPLTSFSEKNTNPLPIETIFKLPSPLPTWPTGGGFASGKIDLGGLEVCQISSFTKIWATREGGPNNLGATFFDPSQIPEGFFMLGSYAQPNDKALFGGVLAGKDTTGDPSNGTLKQPTDYTLVWSSESANIAQDGNGYIWLPTPPDGYKAVGHVVTNSPDKPSLDKVRCVRSDFTDPSENDAWIWGKDNGINVYGFRPSTRGVQALGVPIGTFLALNSGAVTASLPCLKNVKANLSSMPNPSQVQALIQSYSPWIYLHPDEEYLPSSVSWFFRNGALLYKKGDESNPVSIDPLGSNLPQDGSNDGAYWLDLPSDQAAKQQVKKGNLTDAGVYLHVKPMLGATVTDVAVWVFYPFNGAAKAKLEIVNVSLGKIGEHIGDWEHLTLRVSNFNGELTSVYFSQHSGGIWLSASELEFQGGNKPVTYSALHSHAFSPMAGFVLDGSGGIGIRMDTAKGEAVMDTGARFLEVAAEYFDSAVVEPPWLNYTREWGPKIDYNVVDETNKVAKVLPWFLRQKFRKFVSSLPNEVLGEEGPTGPKMKDSWSGDERT; encoded by the exons ATGGCAATTGCCTTCTTTCCTACCATGATTTTGCTTTCCCAACTCCTCTACTTCCTTTCTGTTACTATCTTTTTCGCACTGGGAACTTGTCAAAATTCTTCTCCTCCTCTAACAAGTTTCTCTGAGAAAAACACCAACCCTTTACCGATCGAAACCATTTTCAAGCTTCCTTCTCCATTGCCCACTTGGCCAACTG GTGGAGGTTTCGCAAGCGGGAAGATCGATCTAGGAGGATTAGAAGTGTGTCAAATCTCATCTTTCACCAAAATCTGGGCAACGCGTGAAGGCGGACCGAATAATCTTGGAGCAACATTTTTCGACCCGTCCCAGATACCAGAAGGGTTCTTCATGCTTGGTTCCTATGCCCAACCGAACGACAAGGCTCTGTTCGGTGGGGTTTTGGCCGGAAAAGATACCACAGGTGACCCATCAAATGGGACTCTAAAGCAGCCAACTGACTACACTCTTGTTTGGAGCAGTGAGTCTGCCAACATTGCCCAAGATGGCAATGGCTATATCTGGCTCCCAACTCCTCCCGACGGCTATAAGGCCGTCGGTCATGTTGTGACTAACTCGCCTGATAAACCTTCCCTTGACAAAGTCCGGTGTGTTCGGTCTGATTTCACGGATCCATCCGAAAACGATGCGTGGATTTGGGGTAAAGATAACGGGATCAATGTATACGGTTTTAGGCCGAGTACCAGAGGGGTTCAAGCTCTAGGGGTCCCTATCGGTACTTTTTTGGCTTTAAATTCTGGGGCTGTTACGGCATCCCTACCTTGTTTGAAGAATGTGAAGGCTAATTTGTCTTCAATGCCAAACCCTAGCCAAGTTCAGGCATTGATCCAATCTTACTCTCCTTGGATTTATCTTCATCCAGATGAAGAGTACCTCCCTTCTTCAGTGAGCTGGTTTTTCAGGAATGGGGCACTTCTGTACAAGAAAGGAGACGAATCGAATCCGGTTTCTATCGACCCCCTGGGCTCGAACCTACCACAAGACGGCTCGAATGACGGTGCCTACTGGTTGGACCTCCCGAGCGATCAAGCAGCCAAACAACAGGTCAAGAAAGGGAATTTAACAGATGCAGGGGTTTACTTGCATGTAAAACCCATGCTCGGCGCGACAGTCACCGATGTTGCCGTATGGGTATTCTATCCGTTCAACGGGGCAGCAAAGGCTAAACTCGAGATAGTTAATGTCTCTTTAGGAAAAATTGGGGAGCACATTGGCGATTGGGAACATTTGACGCTGAGGGTAAGCAATTTTAACGGAGAGTTAACCAGCGTTTACTTTTCGCAGCACAGTGGAGGAATATGGCTGAGCGCATCAGAGCTCGAGTTTCAAGGAGGTAACAAGCCGGTTACCTATTCCGCGTTACATAGTCATGCCTTTAGTCCCATGGCAGGATTTGTATTGGACGGGTCTGGAGGGATAGGTATAAGGATGGACACGGCGAAGGGTGAGGCGGTGATGGACACCGGGGCGAGGTTTTTGGAGGTGGCAGCGGAGTATTTTGATTCAGCGGTGGTTGAACCACCATGGTTGAACTATACCAGGGAATGGGGCCCAAAAATTGACTATAACGTTGTAGATGAAACCAATAAAGTGGCGAAAGTGTTGCCATGGTTTTTGAGACAGAAGTTTAGAAAATTCGTTAGTAGTCTTCCCAATGAAGTGTTAGGTGAAGAAGGGCCTACCGGTCCAAAAATGAAAGATAGCTGGAGTGGAGATGAAAGGACATGA